In one window of Thunnus thynnus chromosome 23, fThuThy2.1, whole genome shotgun sequence DNA:
- the phlda1 gene encoding pleckstrin homology-like domain family A member 1 has product MLENGRKVFKEGLLEKRSDGLLQLWKKKHCVLTEDGVLLLPPKQHDHPQHHPSHHGGGDTGKVKELHFANMKTVDCVERKGKYVYFTVVMMEGKEIDFRCPQDEGWNAEITLQMVQYKNRQAILAVKSTRQKQQLLVVQMPGQKTVRSSPNVA; this is encoded by the coding sequence ATGCTGGAAAACGGCAGGAAGGTGTTCAAAGAAGGTCTGCTGGAGAAGCGGAGCGACGGTCTGCTGCAGCTGTGGAAGAAGAAGCACTGCGTCCTGACCGAAGACGgcgtgctgctgctgccgcccaAGCAGCACGACCACCCGCAGCACCACCCGTCTCACCACGGCGGCGGGGACACGGGCAAAGTCAAGGAGCTGCACTTCGCCAACATGAAGACGGTGGACTGCGTGGAGCGGAAGGGCAAGTACGTCTACTTCACGGTGGTCATGATGGAAGGGAAGGAGATCGACTTCAGGTGCCCGCAGGACGAGGGCTGGAACGCGGAGATCACCTTGCAGATGGTCCAGTACAAGAACCGGCAGGCGATCCTGGCCGTCAAGTCCACCCGgcagaagcagcagctgctCGTCGTGCAGATGCCCGGCCAGAAGACGGTCCGCAGCTCCCCAAACGTTGCGTGA